The DNA segment TTGGTTCTTCATTTTCATGCCCCTATCGGGTGCACTCCATGAGAGTGTCAGCCACGATTGTTTTGGCTATCTGAACTTTGTATATATTCTGGATCAGGGCTTTTGCTTCTGCTACAGCAAGCTGACCTGCTTCCTGTGCTGTTTCTTCAGTAAGCTCTTTACCGATGAGAGCTGCTTCTGAAGTTTCACAGCGGCGGGGATTATTGTGCACCGCGTTCAAACAGATGCGGGCTGCACTGATTTTCCCGTCTACAATGGTTAAAGCTGCAGCGCAGTTAACAAGCGCAAAATCGATGGATTTGCGGTATGATATTTTCATGAACGCACTTTTTGAACCTTCTGCGGGACGGGGAACGAATATCTCCGTTACTATTTCGTCGCGGTCCAGAATGGTTGATGCTGCGCCCTTTTCTGCGGTGAAGAATTCATCAATAGGAATTTCACGCTTAGTTGTTTTAACTACAGCATTTAAAGCTACAAAGGCTGGAGCAGTATCACTGGGATTAACTGCGATACACTTATTCACTGCACCGAATATGGAGTGGAAGCGGTGATCACCGGGGACTGCAAGACAACGTTTGCCGCCTTTACGTACACAGTCGATACGCCCACCGATTTTATCGGGATAGCGATAGTACCAACAGCGGTTTTCCTGACATATATTTCCGGCTAAAGTTCCCATATTACGGAGCAGAGGAGAGCCTGTGCGGCGTGCAGCTTCTGCAAGTCCGGGCCATGTTGTTTTAACAGTGTGCGACTCGGAAAGCTCGGTGAGGGTAACCAGTGCGCCGAGATGCAGTCCGTCTTCTTTCAACTGAATTTTTTTCAGGCCGGGGATGGTTTTAAGGTTGATGATCGCTTCGGGGTATTCCATCCAGAGGTGATCTTTCAGACAGCCCATCAGGTCACTTCCGCCTGCGATTACGTACGAAGACCCTTTGTGTTTCTGTAAAAGGGAAACAGCTTCTTCCACGCTGGAAGCATCAAAGTGATTAAAACGTTTCATTATTTTGCCCTCCTTTTGGGCTGAATTTTACCAAGGCCCAAGAGGATTTTGTCAGGTGTAAACGGAGTTTCAATAATTCTCACACCGGTGGCGTTGAAGATTGCATTGGAAAAAGCAGCAAGCGAAGGGCAGGCTGCCCCTTCACCGCAGGCTGTTGCGCCGAACGGATGCGTAGGATCTCCGGGTTTTTCGATGACGATAGGTTTAACATCGCAGTCCATGGACGTGCAGTGGCGGTAATCCACCCAGTTGGGGGTCATGAGCCAGCCATTGCGTTTATCCACAATGCAGTCGTTGGCGAGAATGGCATTCTCTACACCATGTCTGGAAGTTGAGAGCTGTCCTGCTACGATTTTAGGATTGAGAGCCTTGCCTACATTTTGAGCCATGACTACTTCTACGTTGGAAATCATACCTGTTTCAGTGTCTACATCCAGAGAAATGAACTGTGCTCCTTTCTCTTTGGGGATATAAACCTGATCTTTTTTGCCGTCTTTGAGTCCATTCGGGTGCGGTGAGTTGTTGATGTAGTATCCGGTGACTTCATGGATACCGCCGTAATGACCGCGTGCTCCGAAAGCTTCGGCAAAGGTCAGGCATTTTTCCGGTTCAGCGGTTACGAAGACACCTTTTTCATTCATGGAAAGGGCCTGCGTAGGGACTCCGAGTTTTAGTGCCGCCAGATCAAGCACCTGACGTTTAGCGTCGATTGCTGCTTCGTAGGTGGCCCAGCCCTGAATCCATGTTCCACAACTGTTGGCAACCAGAGTTGCAAAAGGAGTAGAGTCGGTGTCATGGCAGACAATGCCGATATTCTTGTAAGGAAGTCCGAGGACATCCGCTACAATCTGACACTGTACTGTGTGCTGTCCCTGTCCGATGTCGGCGATTGCGCAAACCAGCGCGGCTGAACCGTCAGGATATATTTTGACCATGGCTTCACTGGAGTTGCCCGGTCCGGGACGACCTGCGCCCATGGCGAAGATTGCTACTCCGAGGCCGTGACGGATACGTCCGGTTTTTTTGCTGGGGTGCTGCCAGTTATTTTTCCAGTCCAGATGCTTGGCCCCTTCATCTAGGCAGTCGCGGATACCGGATGAGGAAATGTAACATGACTTATAGGATAACGTATCCCAGCCGGAATCGATATCTCCGGTGCGCATACAATTCTTTTTGCGGATTTCTACCGGGTCAATTCCCATCTGGTCAGCGGCTATATCCATGGTTGTCTCAACCGCGAAGACTCCTTCAGGAGCTCCGTAGCCCTGCCATCCGGAAGCGGGAAAGCGGTTGGTATTTACATATCTGATTTTGCCGCGCAAGTGTTGGCAGTTACGGGAATAAAGGACAGATCCCGTGGCAAGCATGGCGTTTTTGGCGGGATATTTGTCGCCGCCTGAGCCTGTTTCCTGCCAGTGTTCCAGATCCATGGTGGTCAGGGTTCCGTCTTTTTTGAAGCCTATTTTAACATTTCCGATACTACCGCGCGACCAGCCGGAAACCATTTCTTCTTCGCGGGAATAGGGGCAGTGCACTGGTTTTTTCAGATCAAGACAGGCCAATCCGGCAATCACCAGATAGTGCGACGCAATATTGCGGTCCAGTGGGAAAGCGTTCTTGCCACCGAAACTTGATCCGGTGAAAGGGGACACGTAGTTGAGCATGTTGGCATTTATGCCGAGAGCCTGCGCAAGGCAGAGTTTCTCATCATGCAGTCCCTGTGAATGAGTATATACATGCATCTTGGTGCCATCAAAACTGGCTGTGCATCCGCGAGGTTCCATTGCCGGACCTTTGCAGTAAGCATATTTCAGACCTTTCTGCTCGACGATGACGTCCGCTTCGGAAAAACCTTGCTCAATGTCTCCGAATCCGTTGTAGTCTGAAGGAGTTTTGGTCTTGAAAAGGCGGGATTCAGGATCTCGATCACTAAGTATTGCATGGAACGCCCAGTCCTGACAGTTGTCTATGCCTTCGAAAACCTGTGGGGAGTCCGGCTTGATGCCATCCTCAATGCTCAGCACAAATTTCTTTTTATTGTACTCGACCTTGATGAGAGCCATGGCTTCCTGAGCAATGGTTTCATCGTCGGCAATGACTGCGGCAACGAGATCGCCTACATAATAGAGTGAAGAGCGGAAAGCCTTGGGGTAGTTCTCGTGAGTCATTACGAGGCGTACACCCGGTAATGCTTCTGCTTCACTGGTATTGATAGATATAATGTCGGCTGCAGGATAGGGGCTGCGCAGAATGCGTGTCTGGAGCATGCCCGGAAAGATGAAGTCGGCGTAATATTTTGCTGATCCGGTGACGCGCGCAGGGCCGTCTTTCTGGCGGACTGAGGTTCCGATGGATTTTGTTTCAATCATTAGATCTGCTCCTTTGCCATTTTCTTGGCTGCGCTTCTTACTGCATTGATGATGTGCTCGTAGTTGCTGCAGATACAGATGTTGCCGCCGAGGGCTTCTTTGATTTCATCGTCAGTCGGAGAAGCGTTTTTCAGCAGTAGTGCTTTGGTGGACATGATCATGCCGGGAGAGCAGAAACCGCATTGTGAACCGTACTCTTCAAGCCACGCTTCCTGAATGGGATGAAGGTTGCCGTCTTTGGACAGTCCTTCGATGGTTTCAATGTCTTTACCTTCCTGCTCAACAGCAAGAATCATACATGCCGGTACTGCCACAGAGTCGATAAGGACAGTGCAGGAGCCGCAAGCACCTTCGCCGCAACCCTCTTTTGTTCCGGTGTGACCGCAGTCGTTGCGCAGAACTTTTGAGAGAGTCCAGTGTGGCTCTACGTGAAGCGAGCAGGTTTCCCCGTTTACTGTCAGGTGAATGAGCTTTTTCTGTTGTTCGTCGCGATTCATAGTCCAATTCCTTAAGTGGTTCGTTAATCGATGGAGCCTTTTACAGGCCGAAGTATATAGTTTGCAGAACGCACCGCTCCTGTTTCCGGGTTAAAAGTCCCCGGATGGAAGCTGAATAAGTTTCAGGCGGGGCGGGCAATATGCCCGCCCGTCTATTTATGGAGTCGAGATGCGGTTAAGCTTCGTTTGGTAATGCGTCTTTGGCGGGAGTTGTCTTGGGGCTACGGCTGGCCCAGAAGATACCGCCGATAATCATGATTCCGCTGACAAGATGGACCATGCCCATTGTTTCGCCAAGGAAAAGGAAGGCAAAGAGTCCACCCCAGAGAGGGAGGCTGTAGTAAATCATACCGGATGTTGCAGGGCCGGCATTTTCAAGACCGATGTTCCATGTGAGCCATGCGATGACTGAAGAACAGACAGCTGAGAACACGATGCTGAAGAATACTATGCCGTTCATGTTGAAAATCATTGAAGGCTGAGTGGATTCCCAGATAACGCAAGGGATGAGCATCAGTACGGCAAAGAAGGACATGAGAGACATGATAGTGATCTGGGAGAGTCCTTCAGGGATCTTTCTCAGAATGAGGCTGTATATAGCAAATCCGACGGCTGCCAGAAGCATGAGGATATCACCTGCGGCAAAATGCAGTCCAATCAGTCTTTCCATGTCGCCGTTACAGACAAGATAAAATGATCCGAAAAGGGCGATTGTACAGCCTATCCAAGTGTTGCTTGACTGTTTTTGTCCCATCAGTGAGGAGATTATTACGATAAAGATCGGTGTGGTAACAGAAATTAGGGATAGATTGATAGCCGAAGTTGTCTGGGCTGCAAAGTAGCTTAACGGGGAATATGCCGCTACACCGGTAAGAGCCGCTGCTATAATCTGTGGTAGAAATTTTTTGGCTACATGCCATTCTTTTTTCACTCTCGGCAGTGTGAAAGTACACAAAATAAGAAGAGCTATAAACCAGCGGGTTGCTCCAAGTGTCATTGGGGAAATTTGTCCTACAGCCAGTCTTGCAACAACAAAAGCACCTGCCCAAAGCATTGTGGCAAGCAGTGCACACGCCATTCCGTAGTATCTGCGATTCTTAAACATACAGTCTTCTCCCTTGATAAGTAAGTCGCCTTATTTAATTGCCACACATGTCTATTGCTGCGGCCGCCTCCACTCACATAACTATGATGCTGCCTGAATGCAGATAAATGCTATGCATTTTAATCTGCCTGAAAAGTTACCTCCATAACTTTACCTTCCCTCATGGCAGGCTTTGCATCTTGTTTTTGGGTTATGTCTTTAACTCTGTATGAGCAAAGTGTGTGCCAATGGAAAAGTGAAGTTTTTCCCAATCAAAAGCCTTTTATTTGAGCATGTTAAGAAATATAACCACTGTATGATCATTCAATCAATAATTTAGTTTTGAGTCATTAGCGACTCACTTATTGGCGAAAGTGATGTGGGTGTTGTCGTAGTAAAGTCTGAGTCTATAATGACTCGGTGAGTCTTCTGAGACTCGGTGGTTACGGCTTTGTGGTATGTGTATACGTTCTGATCAGGCGGGAGGCTCGTGATTGGCTTATTTTAAGGGCAACAGCAACTTTGCGGCTGCTGCCATGTTCGGCATAGGCATCAATAATCAGTTGGCGTTCAACAGCCTGCATGGCCTCGTCAAGGGAGCCTGCTCCCAGAATGGGAGATAAGTAGTTGCAGGTTGTTTCATAGATGGATGAGGGAAGGTGATCCACGTTGATAATGTCATCTTCCACCGTGACGACAAGTCGTTCCACAAGGTGGGCCAGTTCTCGGATGTTGCCGGGCCATGAGTAGAGACAGAGTACTTTCTGGGCATTGGAGGAAAATCTTTTTCCTTTGCCGTGGGCTTTTCCGTAGCGGTTTAGAAAAAAGTGTAACAAGGGAATGAGGTCATCAAGTCTGTCTCGCAGAGGGGGAATTATAATATCAAAGACATTGAGCCGGAAATATAAATCCTGTCGAAAGGCTCCGGACTCGACCATGCGGTCCATATTGCGATTGGAGGCAGCTAAAATGCGTACGTCTGCTTTCACCGTGGAGGAGCTGCCTACCGGGCGGTATTCAAGTTCCTGCACCGCATAAAGAAGTTTCGCCTGCATGGGGAGAGGGAGTTCGGATATTTCATCCAGAAAAAGAGTTCCTCCTTCTGCCTTGGCAAAAAGTCCGCCTCTGGATTTGGTTGCACCGGAAAAAGCTCCCTCTACATGCCCAAAAAGTTCAGATTCAAAAAGTTCCTGAGGAATGGCGGCGCAGTTGACCACTATAAAGGGTTTGTCGGCCCGTTTTCCGTTGGCATGAATGAACTTTGCTAAAAGACTTTTGCCGCAACCGGATTCGCCCAGAAGCAGGCACGGAGCGCTGATGCTGCCTACCTTGCGAGCCGCGTTGACAGTTTGTTCCATCAGTTTGCTGTGGTAGATAAGATCTTCAGGTCTGGCTGAAGCAGGGTCTTCCTGATCGTAAACTAACTTTTCGGGGTCGAGAATCCGGCCTTCGTGAAAGTTGTCCCGGATACTTAAAAGGACGTATTTTACGTCTCTGTTTTCATCTAGAAGAGGGACCGCAATGGTTAAAACCTCAAGCCCCAGATATGTCTTTTGTTTTTGTTTAACCGGAATTTTTTTTTCGTAAACAAGGGGCAGAATGGGGCGATCCCAGGAGTTGTGCTTTTCCACTACATCCCAGAAAGGCATGTTGATCATTTCCTGTTGAGAGAACCCGTAGTGTCTTTCGCAGGCTTTGTTCACGTAAAGCATGCGGTAATTATTATCGTAGATAATTATCTCATCGTGCAGATTGTCGATAAGTTTTGCAAATGTTTCAAAATCAAGTCCGAAATGTTCTGTTTTGTTCATGATTTTAAATATCCGCCCCTGAAAATCGTGTTGTCGTATTATATTTATATCTAGCTGCAGTTCTTGAAATTCTAATCTTTAGTCTGACGCATATGACAAGTCAATCTAGTGATTGCAAGTGTCTTTTAATTGAAGATATATTAAAAAAAGGCTGTCTCCTTACGGAGCCAGCCTTTCCTTTGTATCGTAATTTAAAGTTAAAAACGTTTAGATCAAAACTACAATAAGTAGTTAACAGCCGCGAGACCCATGAGAGACATGGTGATAGTGTAAGGTAGAGCCAGAAG comes from the Maridesulfovibrio ferrireducens genome and includes:
- a CDS encoding xanthine dehydrogenase family protein subunit M, producing the protein MKRFNHFDASSVEEAVSLLQKHKGSSYVIAGGSDLMGCLKDHLWMEYPEAIINLKTIPGLKKIQLKEDGLHLGALVTLTELSESHTVKTTWPGLAEAARRTGSPLLRNMGTLAGNICQENRCWYYRYPDKIGGRIDCVRKGGKRCLAVPGDHRFHSIFGAVNKCIAVNPSDTAPAFVALNAVVKTTKREIPIDEFFTAEKGAASTILDRDEIVTEIFVPRPAEGSKSAFMKISYRKSIDFALVNCAAALTIVDGKISAARICLNAVHNNPRRCETSEAALIGKELTEETAQEAGQLAVAEAKALIQNIYKVQIAKTIVADTLMECTR
- a CDS encoding xanthine dehydrogenase family protein molybdopterin-binding subunit, which codes for MIETKSIGTSVRQKDGPARVTGSAKYYADFIFPGMLQTRILRSPYPAADIISINTSEAEALPGVRLVMTHENYPKAFRSSLYYVGDLVAAVIADDETIAQEAMALIKVEYNKKKFVLSIEDGIKPDSPQVFEGIDNCQDWAFHAILSDRDPESRLFKTKTPSDYNGFGDIEQGFSEADVIVEQKGLKYAYCKGPAMEPRGCTASFDGTKMHVYTHSQGLHDEKLCLAQALGINANMLNYVSPFTGSSFGGKNAFPLDRNIASHYLVIAGLACLDLKKPVHCPYSREEEMVSGWSRGSIGNVKIGFKKDGTLTTMDLEHWQETGSGGDKYPAKNAMLATGSVLYSRNCQHLRGKIRYVNTNRFPASGWQGYGAPEGVFAVETTMDIAADQMGIDPVEIRKKNCMRTGDIDSGWDTLSYKSCYISSSGIRDCLDEGAKHLDWKNNWQHPSKKTGRIRHGLGVAIFAMGAGRPGPGNSSEAMVKIYPDGSAALVCAIADIGQGQHTVQCQIVADVLGLPYKNIGIVCHDTDSTPFATLVANSCGTWIQGWATYEAAIDAKRQVLDLAALKLGVPTQALSMNEKGVFVTAEPEKCLTFAEAFGARGHYGGIHEVTGYYINNSPHPNGLKDGKKDQVYIPKEKGAQFISLDVDTETGMISNVEVVMAQNVGKALNPKIVAGQLSTSRHGVENAILANDCIVDKRNGWLMTPNWVDYRHCTSMDCDVKPIVIEKPGDPTHPFGATACGEGAACPSLAAFSNAIFNATGVRIIETPFTPDKILLGLGKIQPKRRAK
- a CDS encoding (2Fe-2S)-binding protein, giving the protein MNRDEQQKKLIHLTVNGETCSLHVEPHWTLSKVLRNDCGHTGTKEGCGEGACGSCTVLIDSVAVPACMILAVEQEGKDIETIEGLSKDGNLHPIQEAWLEEYGSQCGFCSPGMIMSTKALLLKNASPTDDEIKEALGGNICICSNYEHIINAVRSAAKKMAKEQI
- a CDS encoding DMT family transporter, with the protein product MFKNRRYYGMACALLATMLWAGAFVVARLAVGQISPMTLGATRWFIALLILCTFTLPRVKKEWHVAKKFLPQIIAAALTGVAAYSPLSYFAAQTTSAINLSLISVTTPIFIVIISSLMGQKQSSNTWIGCTIALFGSFYLVCNGDMERLIGLHFAAGDILMLLAAVGFAIYSLILRKIPEGLSQITIMSLMSFFAVLMLIPCVIWESTQPSMIFNMNGIVFFSIVFSAVCSSVIAWLTWNIGLENAGPATSGMIYYSLPLWGGLFAFLFLGETMGMVHLVSGIMIIGGIFWASRSPKTTPAKDALPNEA
- a CDS encoding sigma-54-dependent Fis family transcriptional regulator, which codes for MNKTEHFGLDFETFAKLIDNLHDEIIIYDNNYRMLYVNKACERHYGFSQQEMINMPFWDVVEKHNSWDRPILPLVYEKKIPVKQKQKTYLGLEVLTIAVPLLDENRDVKYVLLSIRDNFHEGRILDPEKLVYDQEDPASARPEDLIYHSKLMEQTVNAARKVGSISAPCLLLGESGCGKSLLAKFIHANGKRADKPFIVVNCAAIPQELFESELFGHVEGAFSGATKSRGGLFAKAEGGTLFLDEISELPLPMQAKLLYAVQELEYRPVGSSSTVKADVRILAASNRNMDRMVESGAFRQDLYFRLNVFDIIIPPLRDRLDDLIPLLHFFLNRYGKAHGKGKRFSSNAQKVLCLYSWPGNIRELAHLVERLVVTVEDDIINVDHLPSSIYETTCNYLSPILGAGSLDEAMQAVERQLIIDAYAEHGSSRKVAVALKISQSRASRLIRTYTHTTKP